A genomic region of Capra hircus breed San Clemente chromosome 19, ASM170441v1, whole genome shotgun sequence contains the following coding sequences:
- the LOC106503272 gene encoding uncharacterized protein LOC106503272, translating into MRSAAKPWSPVSRAGSHGVDRPRPLPVPSPGMKSSKSSTSLAFESRLSKLKRASSEDTLNKPGAAAASGAAARLKKTSTSGAISELTESRLRGPSGRREWGQGETQAVEAGRWEGLREVGVGGRGPGRGAARGGSPGRGSPGGSCPFESVSGLRSVRTTLSQELLGDNIPQRGVSYVSGRQTQGNREAVGSPVCPSAPLLVRLFARVAFMGIQAEWYRPWGCLGVLVRRCRRVRGPAGPWRSCPACFLGPVETRTGGCLQSLRRRWPLKAVGILCVSSFLRNRKGFF; encoded by the exons ATGAGGAGTGCAGCCAAGCCCTGGAGTCCAGTGAGCAGGGCAGGGAGCCACGGGGTGGACcgcccccggcccctccccgTCCCCTCTCCCGGCATGAAGAGCTCCAAGTCTTCCACCTCGCTGGCTTTTGAGTCCCGACTCAGCAAG CTCAAGCGGGCCAGCAGCGAGGACACCCTCAACAAGCCCGGAGCGGCCGCTGCTTCCGGGGCAGCAGCTCGGCTGAAAAAGACGTCCACGTCCGGGGCCATCTCCGAACTCACCGAGAGCCGCCTGAGGGGCCCCTCAGGTAGGCGGGAGTGGGGGCAAGGAGAGACTCAGGCGGTGGAGGCGGGCAGGTGGGAGGGTCTCAGGGAGGTGGGGGTAGGTGGGCGGGGTCCGGGGAGGGGCGCGGCACGTGGGGGGAGCCCAGGGCGGGGGAGCCCTGGAGGCTCTTGTCCATTTGAAAGCGTCTCAGGGCTCAGGTCTGTCAGGACCACTTTGAGTCAGGAGCTTTTAGGCGACAACATTCCACAACGGGGGGTTTCCTATGTCTCGGGGAGACAGACACAAGGGAACAGGGAGGCGGTGGGGAGCCCTGTGTGTCCCTCCGCCCCTCTGCTTGTCCGTCTCTTTGCACGTGTGGCCTTCATGGGGATTCAGGCAGAGTGGTACAGGCCGTGGGGCTGTCTTGGGGTCTTGGTGCGGCGGTGTAGACGAGTGCGTGGGCCCGCAGGTCCCTGGCGGAGCTGCCCAGCCTGCTTCCTGGGTCCTGTGGAGACCAGGACTGGAGGCTGCTTACAGTCGCTCAGACGCCGGTGGCCGCTGAAAGCCGTGGGCATTCTCTGTGTTAGCAGTTTCTTGAGAAAcagaaaaggttttttttaa